A stretch of the Aphis gossypii isolate Hap1 chromosome 2, ASM2018417v2, whole genome shotgun sequence genome encodes the following:
- the LOC126549775 gene encoding uncharacterized protein LOC126549775, producing MEILKSNKNNEKVALKGYMYTKHKECKQFIRWKCVKSSSFKCPAILKSALNKKTILSTHHDHNHASDQNAIEAVKSKIKIKEIAKVSGSTPSQIFNEIINSIPKQVLKKMPTEESIKRTIRMQRSGNNPVEPTDINDLIIEGEWSLWNNQRFLLHDNRSENTNERIIIFGTDYMLDLLSQSKEWYMDGTFGLAPKNFLQLYIIRIKHNCEYVTAIYSLLQRKTQSTYEQMFRIILDECNKRKYYPDPIKVHLDFEISVINALNNIIGSHLTILGCFYHLCQSTHRRIQKLGLENRYRTDEDFSHFCAMLDGLAFLPLSHVKEGMDYIKTIVPPGAEDLISYFDSVYVSGPLRRIGTDNDLSIRFRRLPPQFPPLMWNVHQSTLLDGSRTNNVCEGWNNRFNHLVGHKNPSIWKLLKNMKNEMGADKAKLTLSEIGQLTYKRPHKGHIMQTRLKNLCEQFSRGELSVQVFLSNIGHNIRMKCD from the exons atggaaatattaaaatcgaataaaaataacgaaaaagtTGCTTTAAAaggttatatgtatacaaaacacAAAGAATGTAAGCAGTTTATTCGGTGGAAATGCGTGAAAAGTAGTTCATTTAAGTGTCCAGCTATATTAAAATCagcattaaacaaaaaaacaattttaagtactCATCACGATCATAATCATGCATCTGATCAAAATGCTATCGAAGCCgtgaaatctaaaattaaaataaaagaaattgcTAAAGTTTCTGGATCTACACCAAGtcaaattttcaatgaaattattaactcAATACCCaaacaagttttaaaaaaaatgcctaCAGAAGAATCAATAAAACGAACGATCCGAATGCAAAGAAGTGGAAATAACCCTGTCGAGCCAACAGATATTAATGATTTGATTATTGAag ggGAATGGTCTTTATGGAATAATCAACGTTTTCTTTTACATGATAACCGATCTGAAAATACTAATGAgaggattattatatttggtacGGACTACATGTTAGATTTATTGAGTCAATCTAAAGAATGGTATATGGATGGAACTTTTGGACTTGCGcctaaaaattttttacagttatatattattcgtataaaaCACAATTGTGAGTATGTAACTGCAATTTATTCGTTATTACAAAGAAAGACACAATCGACGTATGAACAAATGTTCAGAATAATTTTGGACGAATGCAATAAACGCAAATATTACCCAGACCCAATTAAAGtacatttagattttgaaatatctGTTATTAAtgctcttaataatattattggtagtCACTTAACAATATTGGGTTGCTTTTATCATTTATGCCAAAGCACTCATAGGCGTATACAAAAACTTGGTTTAGAGAATAGGTATCGAACAGACGAGGATTTTAGCCATTTTTGTGCTATGTTAGATGGCTTAGCTTTTCTCCCACTAAGTCATGTAAAGGAGGGAatggattatattaaaactattgttcCTCCAGGTGCGGAGgacttaataagttattttgatTCGGTTTATGTAAGTGGTCCTTTGCGTCGAATAGGAACTGATAATGATTTAAGTATTCGGTTTCGTCGACTTCCTCCTCAATTCCCTCCATTAATGTGGAATGTACACCAAAGTACCTTATTAGATGGTAGTAGAACCAACAACGTGTGTGAAGGATggaataatagatttaatcaTTTGGTTGGGCATAAAAATCCATCAAtatggaaattattaaaaaatatgaaaaacgagATGGGGGCTGATAAAGCTAAATTAACATTGAGCGAAATTGGGCAATTAACTTACAAACGACCACATAAAGGACATATAATGCAAACTCGGCTAAAAAATTTATGTGAACAATTTTCTAGGGGAGAATTAAGTGTTCAAGTATTCCTATCTAATATAGGACATAATATAAGGATGAAATgtgactaa
- the LOC114130350 gene encoding eukaryotic translation initiation factor 3 subunit L, translating to MEYDQTEYDGDTYYNNYNDERYSDADPYEPKMPEIIKKFLLYFRNAINEGMVYEMQNLYENTFPKLSDQYFDKAPWPSDKEVRTIMDDDKTFLMLYKELYYRHIFARVPNGPSTKQRFGSFYNYCDLFNYIFTCETPVPLELPDQWLWELVDEFVYQFQSFTQFRSRSRKSQEEIDMLASNNEVWNVLLVLNVLHSFINKSNIKLQLEVTASGGDPDSVAGEFGRHSLYKMLGYYSMIGLLRLHSLFGDYYLAIKVLENIDMHKKNAYSSVPACHISTAYYVGFAYMMMRRYSDAIRTFSSILLYIQRTKQLFQTRTYQNDQINKQTDQMYTLLAMCLVLHPQCVDESIQQVLREKNYTDRMFKMQYGDLQEFENCFQLACPKFLSMDPAEDSVKEAVKYQTSVFMAEVKQQKMLPTIRSYLKLYTTLPINKLVTFMAQGQQGQHESNEPTDDKENLTKHLLCFKHKMKNVVWNKGASGLDGYFHSGSELDFYIDRDMIHIADTKVAHRYGDFFIRKVLKFEELNRKLKSIKV from the exons ATGGAATACGATCAA acCGAATACGATGGTGAtacctattacaataattataacgatGAAAGATATAGTGATGCCGATCCGTACGAGCCCAAAATGCCTGAAATTATCAAGAAATTTTTACTGTACTTCAGGAATGCCATTAATGAAGGAATGGTGTATGAAATGCAAAATTTATACGAAAACAc GTTCCCAAAATTATCTGATCAATATTTTGACAAAGCGCCCTGGCCTAGTGATAAAGAAGTTCGTACCATTATGGATGACGATaag acatTCTTGATGCTGTATAAAGAACTTTACTATCGACATATTTTTGCTCGTGTACCAAATGGACCTTCAACAAAACAACGTTTtggatcattttataattactgtgatctattcaattatatcttta catgTGAGACTCCGGTGCCATTAGAATTACCTGACCAGTGGTTATGGGAACTTGTTGATGAGTTTGTTTATCAATTCCAATCCTTCACTCAATTTCGATCTCGTAGTCGTAAATCTCAAGAAGAAATTGATATGCTTGCTTCTAATAATGAAGTATGGAATGTGTTGTTGGTTTTAAATGTGCTGCATTCATTCATTAACAAATCTAACATCAAACTTCAATTAGAAGTTACTGCAAGTGGTGGAGATCCAGATTCTGTAGCTGGAGAATTCGGTCGTCattctttgtataaaatgttaggatattattcaatgattgGACTGTTGCGTTTACATAGTCTTTTTGGAGATTATTATTTAGCCATTAAGGTTTTGGAAAACATTGATATGCATAAAAAG AATGCGTATAGTTCAGTACCAGCATGCCACATTTCTACAGCTTACTATGTTGGATTTGCTTACATGATGATGCGCCGTTATTCTGATGCAATTCGAACATTTAGTTCGATTTTGTTGTATATTCAAAGAACAAAACAACTTTTCCAGACTCGTACATATCAAAATGATCAA ATTAATAAACAAACTGATCAGATGTACACATTATTAGCTATGTGTTTGGTGTTGCATCCACAGTGTGTTGATGAGTCTATTCAGCAAGTATTACGCGAAAAGAACTATACTGATAGAATGTTTAAAATGCAGTATGGTGATTTACAAGAGTTTGAAAACTGTTTCCAACTGGCTTGTCCTAAATTCTTGTCAATGGATCCAGCTGAAGATTCAGTTAAAGAAGCAGTAAAATATCAAACCTCTGTTTTTATGGCTGAAGTTAAACAACAGAAAATGTTGCCTACAATTCGCAG ttatttgaaattatacacTACCCTgccaattaataaattggtaaCATTTATGGCACAAGGACAACAAGGTCAACATGAAAGTAATGAACCTACCGATGACAAAGAAAACttaactaaacatttattgtgtttcaaacacaaaatgaaaaatgttgtttgGAATAAAGGTGCATCTGGATTAGATGGATACTTTCATTCAGGATCTGAG TTGGACTTTTATATTGATCGTGATATGATACATATAGCAGATACTAAAGTTGCTCATCGATATGGCGATTTCTTCATAAGAAAAGTGTTGAAATTTGAAGAACTTAATCGTAAACTAAAATCTATTaaggtttaa
- the LOC114130353 gene encoding nonsense-mediated mRNA decay factor SMG9 codes for MSQGYTEDYKMKKSPIKKVKDDRKQFGSKRLPIVLAKRDGSIERIQESEKCHSQPTILIKPRDTENRSLSPTQKNFPQTITKKEEPYQPCLHKSGNEEPVQSPTEMKAPVKVIDDYMQFINEGLSNCLLDQTDFLVIGCLGLQGVGKSTLMSDIANKPNLFTTSTSEYLETTQNCTAGIDAYITKNRIILLDCQPILSSSIAYSASHKRMGQSIDPSGLLVDNEMISLQLAAFLLSVCHVVLLVQDWFFDPNIFKILQTAEMLKPAMPTSHRNEELVEYFPHIVFVQNKSFYSDFSIEHIKTVQHVYTQLFARSRLHIQSGISIANGNVISELNQFNCGEPINLFVLANSEKDNNSEKNGYHKMHPGQPILMQEFRKQLLGLPISPLTHTQLTEKTWFHYCAKVWDLIKKSQFFNEYNRLQT; via the exons atgtcgCAAGGTTATACCgaagattataaaatgaaaaaatctcCAATTAAAAAG GTTAAAGATGATCGTAAACAATTTGGTTCCAAACGTTTGCCAATAGTTCTAGCCAAACGTGATGGATCTATCGAACGAATTCAAGAGTCTGAAAAATGTCATTCTCAaccaacaatattaattaaacctcGAGATACAGAAAATAGATCTTTGTCACCTACTCAAAAGAACTTTCCTCAAaccat tactaaAAAGGAAGAACCTTATCAGCCATGCTTACACAAATCAGGAAATgaag AACCAGTACAATCTCCAACTGAAATGAAGGCACCAGTTAAAGTTATTGATGATTATATGCAATTTATCAATGAAGGTTTAAGTAATTGTTTACTCGACCAAACGGATTTCTTAGTTATTGGCTGTCTAGGACTACAAGGTGTTGGAAAATCTACACTTATGTCTGATATTGCAAACaa gccaaatttatttacaacttCTACCTCTGAATATCTAGAAACAACACAAAACTGTACTGCTGGTATTGATGcctatataactaaaaacagaattattttattggattGTCAACCAATATTATCTTCATCTATTGCCTATTCAGCTAGCCATAAGCGAATGGGCCAATCAATAGATCCATCAGGATTACTAGTTGATAATGAAATGATTTCCTTGCAATTAGCTGCGTTTTTATTATCAGTATGTCATGTAGTGTTATTGGTACAAGATTGGTTTTTTGATcccaatatatttaa AATATTGCAAACAGCAGAAATGTTAAAACCAGCAATGCCTACTTCACATCGCAATGAGGAATTAGTAGAATATTTTCCTCATATTGTATTTGTGCaaaacaaatcattttattctGATTTCAGTATAGAGCATATTAAAACAGTGCAA cATGTTTATACTCAATTATTTGCACGATCTCGTTTGCATATCCAAAGTGGAATTAGTATAGCAAATGGCAATGTTATAAGTGAACTAAACCAATTTAACTGCGGTGaaccaattaatttatttgtattggcCAACAgtgaaaaagataataattctg aaaaaaatggatatCATAAAATGCATCCTGGCCAACCAATTTTAATGCAAGAATTCAGAAAACAATTACTAGGCTTACCTATATCACCTCTTACACACACCCAATTAACAGAAAAAACATG GTTTCACTATTGTGCCAAAGTATgggatttaataaaaaaaagccaattttttaatgaatataatagacTTCAGACATAA